GGCCTTGACGATCTTGTCAGGCCCTTCAACCATGCCAGACATGCCTTTGCCGCGTTTAATGCCATCCACGGCATCCATGCCCTCAACCACTTTGCCAGCAATGGTGTACTGGCCATCCAGGGAAGGGCATTTGTCGAACATGATGAAGAACTGACTGTTGGCGCTGTTGGGGTTCTGGGCGCGCGCCATACCCAGGGTGCCACGCTCGAACTTCTCGGTTTTAGAGAATTCAGCAGGCAGGTCAGGCAGCTTGCTGCCGCCCATGCCCGTGCCAGTGGGATCGCCACCCTGGGCCATGAAACCATCAATCACGCGGTGGAAAGGCACACCATCATAAAACCCCTCCTTGGCCAACGTGGTCAGGCGTTCCACAGCCTTAGGGGCCAAATCAGGGCGCAGAGCGATGACGACCTTCTTGCCGTCTTTGAGTTCGAGAACGAGGTTTTCATGAGCAGTCATGGAATGTTCCTTTCTTCAGCACAGTGTGTTGGCGCTGTGTGGTTTGGTTTGCAGCGCAATCGCGCCGATGAGCCACGTGGCTTTATGGAGATATTGGGGCTTGGCGCAGTTTCAACAAGACACGCGCCTGCACACCTGCTGGCACGAAGGGGGCTATGTCCCCCCCCAAACGTGCAATTTCCTTTACAATGCGGCTGGCTGTGCTGCGGTGTGTTTCACTTGCCAGCAGGAAAACGGTTTCCATGTGGGGGTCCAGACGCTTCAAAGCACCTGACAGCTGGGATTCATAATCAAAATCCCCTGAAGAGCGCAGCCCACGCACAACCGTTCCAGCGCCATGCTGGTGCACTGCATCCACCAAAAGACCACTGAACCCCACCACCTCTATGCGGTCGGCA
The sequence above is drawn from the Formicincola oecophyllae genome and encodes:
- a CDS encoding peptidylprolyl isomerase translates to MTAHENLVLELKDGKKVVIALRPDLAPKAVERLTTLAKEGFYDGVPFHRVIDGFMAQGGDPTGTGMGGSKLPDLPAEFSKTEKFERGTLGMARAQNPNSANSQFFIMFDKCPSLDGQYTIAGKVVEGMDAVDGIKRGKGMSGMVEGPDKIVKAYVEPAAA
- the coaD gene encoding pantetheine-phosphate adenylyltransferase, which produces MKTPSARVGPGPARNPRTAFYPGTFDPLTFGHLDIIARAAALFERLVVGVAVNNAKQPLLTLAERLAMMEEETRGLPHADRIEVVGFSGLLVDAVHQHGAGTVVRGLRSSGDFDYESQLSGALKRLDPHMETVFLLASETHRSTASRIVKEIARLGGDIAPFVPAGVQARVLLKLRQAPISP